The Impatiens glandulifera chromosome 3, dImpGla2.1, whole genome shotgun sequence genome contains a region encoding:
- the LOC124930309 gene encoding protein nemuri-like: MQGCMNRNDNERQAFAENIARKFQAKEDVLGNAESAHPRPTQGESGRRNYGVSTGTKSRQAPNSDDNPRPTKRGGGRSGSERGGRSGGGRSRLSNVDQGGRCSVAERGGRSNAGCRGGRGYPHFMNMLSGQEMSPIDPRMKREEQ; this comes from the coding sequence ATGCAGGGTTGCATGAACAGAAATGACAATGAACGACAAGCTTTTGCTGAGAACATTGCCAGGAAGTTTCAAGCTAAGGAAGATGTTTTAGGCAATGCTGAAAGTGCTCATCCTCGACCAACTCAAGGTGAGTCAGGCAGGAGGAAttatggtgtgtcaaccgggacCAAATCCAGACAGGCCCCAAATTCTGATGACAATCccaggccaaccaagagaggtggtggtcgaagtGGTTCTGAGCGTGGTGGTAGAAGTGGTGGCGGTCGGAGTAGGCTgtccaatgttgatcaaggtggacgttgCAGTGTtgctgagcgtggaggaagatcGAATGCAGGatgtcgtggtggtcgcggctatcctcatttTATGAACATGCTTTCCgggcaagagatgagtccaaTCGATCCTCGaatgaaaagggaagaacaatga
- the LOC124930310 gene encoding probable H/ACA ribonucleoprotein complex subunit 1 gives MFDCEREFNIDLHQEVMDEMNMVQGQMVELTNHMNRDNTERIEKADSFSRSIQAMENDEAAVDKEKSLLALDVENVKKGEGSSRGGRSSSIRGGASTGTRSKRKADVDEGGCTPTKRGGGRGGDRGGGSGGRGGRALPQFRNLLTE, from the exons ATGTTTGATTGTGAAAGGGAATTTAACATTGATCTTCATCAAGAAGTTATGGATGAAATGAATATGGTTCAAGGTCAAATGGTTGAGTTAACCAATCATATGAATAGAGATAATACTGAACGTATAGAAAAAGCTGATTCTTTTTCCAGATCAATTCAAGCCATGGAAAATGATGAAGCTGCCGTTGATAAAGAGAAAAGTCTTCTTGCCCTTGACgttgaaaatgttaaaaagggggaaggaagcTCAAGAGGAGGTAGAAGCAGTAGTATAAGAGGAGGTGCTTCGACAGGCACCAGGTCTAAAAGAAAAGCTGATGTTGATGAAGGAGGTTGTACACCAaccaaaagaggtggaggtcgaggTGGTGACCGAGGTGGCGGAAGTGGTGGAAGAGGTGGTCGTGCTCTCCCTCAATTTCGCAACCTACTGACTG aataa